From the genome of Bactrocera oleae isolate idBacOlea1 chromosome 2, idBacOlea1, whole genome shotgun sequence, one region includes:
- the alphaTub84B gene encoding tubulin alpha-1 chain encodes MRECISIHVGQAGVQIGNACWELYCLEHGIQPDGQMPSDKTVGGGDDSFNTFFSETGAGKHVPRAVFVDLEPTVVDEVRTGTYRQLFHPEQLITGKEDAANNYARGHYTIGKEIVDLVLDRIRKLADQCTGLQGFLIFHSFGGGTGSGFTSLLMERLSVDYGKKSKLEFAIYPAPQVSTAVVEPYNSILTTHTTLEHSDCAFMVDNEAIYDICRRNLDIERPTYTNLNRLIGQIVSSITASLRFDGALNVDLTEFQTNLVPYPRIHFPLVTYAPVISAEKAYHEQLSVAEITNACFEPANQMVKCDPRHGKYMACCMLYRGDVVPKDVNAAIATIKTKRTIQFVDWCPTGFKVGINYQPPTVVPGGDLAKVQRAVCMLSNTTAIAEAWARLDHKFDLMYAKRAFVHWYVGEGMEEGEFSEAREDLAALEKDYEEVGMDSGDGEGEGAEEY; translated from the exons ATG CGTGAATGTATTTCCATCCATGTCGGTCAAGCTGGTGTCCAGATTGGTAACGCCTGCTGGGAATTGTACTGCTTGGAGCACGGTATCCAGCCTGATGGCCAGATGCCTTCTGATAAGACTGTCGGCGGTGGTGATGATTCATTTAATACCTTCTTCAGCGAAACCGGAGCCGGCAAACATGTTCCTCGCGCCGTATTCGTCGATTTGGAACCCACTGTAGTTGATGAAGTCCGCACTGGTACCTACCGTCAATTGTTCCACCCTGAACAGTTGATCACTGGCAAGGAAGACGCTGCCAACAACTATGCCCGTGGTCACTACACCATTGGTAAGGAAATCGTCGATTTGGTTTTGGATCGTATCCGCAAATTGGCCGATCAATGTACTGGTCTGCAAGGTTTCCTCATCTTCCATTCCTTCGGTGGTGGCACCGGTTCTGGTTTCACTTCCCTTTTGATGGAACGTCTCTCCGTCGATTATGGAAAGAAATCAAAGCTGGAATTTGCTATCTACCCAGCCCCTCAAGTGTCGACTGCTGTAGTCGAACCATATAACTCGATTTTGACCACACACACAACACTGGAGCATTCGGACTGCGCATTCATGGTTGATAACGAAGCTATCTACGATATCTGCCGTCGTAACTTGGATATTGAACGTCCTACCTACACCAATTTGAATCGTTTGATTGGCCAAATTGTGTCATCTATTACTGCTTCGTTGCGTTTCGATGGTGCCCTCAATGTGGATTTGACTGAATTCCAAACTAACTTGGTGCCCTACCCACGTATTCACTTCCCACTGGTTACCTATGCTCCTGTAATTTCCGCTGAAAAGGCTTACCACGAGCAATTGTCTGTTGCTGAGATCACCAACGCTTGCTTCGAACCTGCCAACCAGATGGTGAAATGTGACCCACGTCACGGCAAATACATGGCCTGTTGTATGTTGTACCGTGGTGATGTTGTGCCCAAGGATGTCAATGCCGCCATTGCTACCATCAAGACCAAGCGCACCATCCAGTTCGTGGATTGGTGTCCCACTGGTTTCAAAGTCGGTATTAACTACCAGCCACCTACTGTGGTGCCTGGTGGCGATTTGGCTAAGGTGCAGCGCGCTGTCTGCATGTTGTCCAACACCACAGCCATTGCCGAGGCCTGGGCTCGTTTGGATCACAAATTCGATTTGATGTATGCCAAGCGTGCTTTCGTGCACTGGTATGTCGGTGAGGGTATGGAGGAAGGTGAATTCTCCGAAGCTCGTGAGGATTTGGCTGCCCTCGAGAAAGATTACGAGGAAGTCGGTATGGACTCTGGTGACGGTGAAGGTGAAGGTGCTGAAGAATATTAA
- the RpS3 gene encoding small ribosomal subunit protein uS3 — MSLNISKKRKFVADGMFKAELNEFLTRELAEDGYSGVEVRVTPARTEIIIMATKTQQVLGEKGRRIRELTAMVQKRFNFEPGRIELYAEKVATRGLCAIAQAESLRYKLTGGLAVRRACYGVLRFIMESGAKGCEVVVSGKLRGQRAKSMKFVDGLMIHSGDPCNDYVETATRHVLLRQGVLGIKVKIMLPYDPKNKIGPKKPLPDNVSVVEPKEEKIYETPETEYKIPPPKPLEELVEVPKVL, encoded by the exons atgagCCTTAATATCTCGAAAAAGCGCAAG TTCGTTGCCGATGGCATGTTCAAGGCTGAATTGAACGAGTTCTTGACTCGTGAGCTCGCCGAGGATGGTTACTCTGGAGTTGAGGTCCGCGTTACCCCTGCTCGCACTGAAATAATCATCATGGCCACTAAAACACAACAAGTGTTGGGTGAGAAGGGTCGTCGTATTCGTGAGCTGACCGCTATGGTACAAAAGCGTTTCAATTTCGAGCCTGGTCGCATCGAATTGTACGCCGAGAAAGTGGCCACTCGTGGTCTGTGCGCTATTGCACAGGCTGAGTCTTTGCGTTATAAATTGACCGGAGGTTTGGCGGTGCGTCGAGCCTGTTATGGTGTATTGCGTTTCATTATGGAATCGGGTGCCAAGGGCTGTGAAGTCGTTGTGTCCGGTAAATTGCGCGGTCAACGTGCCAAGTCAATGAAATTCGTTGACGGTCTGATGATCCACTCTGGTGATCCATGCAACGATTACGTTGAAACAGCTACCCGTCACGTATTGTTGCGTCAAGGTGTTTTGGGTATTAAGGTGAAAATTATGTTGCCCTACGATCCCAAGAACAAGATCGGCCCCAAGAAGCCACTGCCCGACAATGTGTCGGTTGTGGAGCCAAAGGAAGAGAAGATTTATGAAACCCCTGAGACAGAATACAAAATCCCACCACCCAAACCATTGGAGGAATTGGTGGAAGTACCaaaagttttgtaa
- the e(y)2b gene encoding enhancer of yellow 2 transcription factor: MTLTKTVDQATILSGDRSKLKDLLCNRLAECGWRDEVRLMCRNIIKEKGNNIKVEQLIADVTPRARASVPDAVKKELLMKIKAILAAQEGIDL; the protein is encoded by the exons ATGACATTAACAAAGACTGTGGATCAGGCTACAATCCTTAGTGGTGATCGTTCCAA GTTGAAAGACTTGCTATGTAATCGTTTGGCTGAGTGTGGTTGGCGTGATGAGGTGCGTCTGATGTGCCGTAATATAATCAAGGAGAAAGGCAACAACATAAAAGTTGAGCAATTGATTGCTGATGTTACACCACGCGCTCGTGCCTCTGTTCCCGATGCAGTAAAAAAAGAACTACTTATGAAGATTAAGGCAATTTTAGCTGCACAAGAAGGTATCGATTTGTAA